A window of Rhododendron vialii isolate Sample 1 chromosome 11a, ASM3025357v1 contains these coding sequences:
- the LOC131306827 gene encoding uncharacterized protein LOC131306827, translating to MDMIGMIYPPSSEKHKFILVATDYFTKWVEAQAYEEVKQTHVMKFIKGIIYRFGNPQTITVDNGSIFEGKLVKAFASNHGISLIYTSTYYAQSNGQAKSTNKIIKKGIQRMVDKNPEIWHNLLLDTLWAYRNTKRTSTCTTPFALTYGHDAVLPMEIIVRSQRVTSQNDLETKAYH from the coding sequence ATGGACATGATTGGGATGATTTATCCTCCTTCTTCAGAAAAGCACAAATTCATTTTAGTAGCTACTGATTATTTCACTAAATGGGTGGAAGCTCAAGCTTATGAGGAGGTTAAACAAACCCATGTTATGAAATTTATAAAAGGGATCATTTATAGGTTTGGAAATCCCCAAACCATAACAGTGGATAATGGATCTATATTTGAAGGAAAGTTGGTTAAAGCTTTTGCTAGCAACCATGGAATTTCTTTAATATACACCAGCACATATTATGCTCAATCTAATGGTCAAGCAAAATCTACCAACAAGATCATCAAGAAAGGAATCCAAAGAATGGTGGATAAAAATCCAGAAATATGGCATAACTTGTTACTAGATACTTTATGGGCATACAGAAACACAAAAAGAACTAGTACATGTACTACTCCATTTGCCTTAACATATGGGCATGATGCTGTATTGCCTATGGAAATCATTGTGAGATCCCAAAGAGTAACATCTCAAAATGATTTAGAAACAAAGGCATATcattaa